A stretch of Kyrpidia spormannii DNA encodes these proteins:
- a CDS encoding pseudouridine synthase gives MAKQRLDRILAEMGVGSRRDIKKMARSGLIEVDGRVVRDPSLHIDPGQQVLCVAGQPIHYQRLHYWMMNKPPGVVSAVIDSRHRTVIDLLDESDRTPHLFPAGRLDIDTEGFVLITDDGQLAHAILSPKRHVSKTYRATVQGRVSDADIAAFAQGLILRDGYRAFPAHLQILNAGERSEVEIVLREGKFHQIKRMFAALGKPVLYLKRVAIGGVQLDPSLPPGGYRALADDEVARLRETDPRLPPRPAES, from the coding sequence GTGGCTAAACAACGATTAGACCGCATTCTGGCGGAAATGGGCGTGGGATCCCGCCGAGACATCAAAAAAATGGCAAGGTCTGGGTTGATCGAGGTGGACGGGCGAGTCGTCCGGGATCCTTCCTTACACATTGACCCCGGACAACAGGTACTCTGTGTCGCGGGGCAGCCCATTCACTATCAGCGCCTTCACTATTGGATGATGAACAAGCCCCCCGGGGTCGTCTCCGCGGTCATAGACTCCAGGCACCGCACCGTAATCGACCTGCTCGATGAATCAGACCGCACTCCGCATCTTTTTCCCGCCGGCCGTCTGGACATCGACACCGAGGGGTTTGTGCTGATCACCGATGACGGGCAGCTGGCCCACGCCATCCTCTCGCCCAAACGCCATGTTTCAAAAACGTACCGCGCTACAGTGCAAGGCCGGGTCAGCGACGCAGACATCGCCGCTTTCGCCCAGGGCCTGATCCTCCGCGACGGCTACCGCGCCTTTCCCGCCCATCTTCAAATCCTCAACGCGGGAGAGCGATCCGAGGTCGAGATCGTCCTTCGAGAAGGCAAATTCCATCAGATCAAGCGCATGTTCGCCGCCCTCGGAAAGCCCGTCCTGTATCTCAAACGCGTCGCCATCGGAGGCGTGCAATTGGACCCCTCTCTACCTCCGGGAGGCTACCGCGCCCTCGCCGATGACGAAGTCGCCCGTCTCCGGGAGACGGATCCGCGACTTCCCCCGCGCCCCGCTGAATCATAG
- a CDS encoding Fur family transcriptional regulator produces the protein MQSQSYLDQLRKQGLKLTGQRKMILHILLTENRYMSAKELIDQVQEQYPHISYDTIYRNLRMLRDEHIIEESMFEDGSARFRIRCADPHHHHFICTRCGATIPIEACPMELTVPAPEGFLVQSHRFEVFGVCGQCRDVTK, from the coding sequence GTGCAAAGCCAAAGTTATTTGGACCAACTGCGAAAACAGGGATTGAAGTTGACCGGTCAACGCAAGATGATCCTGCATATCCTTTTGACCGAAAACCGGTACATGTCGGCGAAAGAACTGATCGACCAAGTGCAGGAACAGTATCCCCATATCAGCTACGACACCATTTATCGCAACCTGAGAATGCTCCGGGACGAGCACATTATTGAAGAATCGATGTTTGAAGACGGAAGTGCCAGGTTTCGAATCCGGTGCGCCGATCCCCATCATCACCATTTTATCTGCACCCGATGCGGAGCCACGATTCCCATCGAAGCCTGTCCCATGGAGTTGACTGTGCCCGCTCCGGAAGGCTTTCTCGTACAAAGTCACCGATTCGAAGTTTTTGGTGTGTGTGGCCAATGCCGAGATGTAACGAAATAA
- a CDS encoding LutB/LldF family L-lactate oxidation iron-sulfur protein yields the protein MTVHPATMKERAAEALHNDFLREAVKITTDKFFAGKALAQRSLGDWEAWRERGRAIRAHVLAHLDYYLGQLIDQVKSRGGKVHLCETAEDAVQVIVDIARARNARSVIKSKSMVTEEIQLNKALEAIGVRAVETDLGEYIIQLAHETPSHIIAPAIHKTKKDVAELFSQVAGKPIKDDTDTLTNFARQKLREEFLTGDIGITGCNFAVAETGSVALFTNEGNGRMVTTLPPVHVVVMGMERVVPTFEDLEVMMNLLPRSGTGQKLTSYVTVITGPRREGEVDGPEEFHLVIVDNGRSRILRDPEFREALQCIRCGACLNVCPVYRQIGGHAYGWVYPGPIGAVITPLLTDDLDRWGDLPYASSLCAACAEACPVKIPLHDMLVRHRVRYVAAGKTPPAERMAFRLYKRAFTSPRRYRLAFKTAVTFQRPLVKDRHLSARLPGLAGWTAGRDFPAAAPKRFRDLWPGLAAEARQMGGADHE from the coding sequence ATGACGGTGCATCCGGCGACCATGAAGGAGCGGGCGGCGGAAGCTCTGCATAATGATTTTCTCCGTGAAGCGGTCAAAATCACCACGGATAAGTTTTTTGCCGGGAAAGCTTTGGCTCAGCGATCACTCGGAGATTGGGAGGCCTGGAGGGAGCGGGGCCGGGCCATCCGCGCTCATGTGCTGGCTCATCTCGACTATTATCTCGGCCAATTGATCGACCAGGTGAAAAGCCGGGGAGGCAAAGTTCACCTGTGCGAAACGGCCGAGGACGCGGTTCAGGTCATTGTCGATATCGCCCGGGCCCGGAATGCCCGGTCGGTGATTAAGTCGAAGTCGATGGTGACCGAAGAAATCCAGCTCAACAAGGCCTTGGAAGCAATCGGGGTACGGGCGGTGGAGACAGATCTGGGGGAGTACATCATTCAACTGGCCCACGAAACGCCATCTCACATTATTGCACCGGCCATACATAAGACCAAGAAAGATGTCGCGGAACTGTTCAGCCAGGTGGCCGGGAAGCCGATCAAGGATGATACCGATACGCTGACCAATTTTGCCCGTCAAAAGTTGAGGGAGGAGTTTTTGACCGGGGATATCGGCATAACGGGATGTAATTTTGCCGTGGCGGAGACCGGCTCTGTCGCCTTGTTTACGAACGAGGGCAACGGACGGATGGTGACCACCCTGCCGCCGGTTCACGTGGTGGTGATGGGGATGGAACGGGTGGTGCCGACTTTTGAAGACCTCGAAGTGATGATGAATTTGCTGCCTCGCAGCGGCACCGGGCAAAAGTTGACCAGTTACGTGACGGTGATCACTGGTCCCCGGCGGGAGGGAGAGGTGGACGGACCAGAGGAGTTCCACCTGGTCATCGTCGACAACGGGCGCAGCCGCATCCTCCGGGATCCGGAGTTTCGCGAAGCACTTCAATGTATTCGATGCGGCGCCTGTTTGAACGTCTGCCCGGTGTACCGGCAAATCGGCGGGCACGCCTACGGGTGGGTGTATCCGGGGCCCATCGGGGCCGTGATTACGCCGCTTTTGACCGATGATCTGGATCGGTGGGGGGACTTGCCTTATGCATCCTCTTTGTGTGCGGCCTGTGCCGAGGCTTGTCCGGTCAAGATTCCGCTTCACGATATGTTGGTGCGCCACCGGGTTCGTTATGTGGCCGCTGGGAAGACCCCGCCGGCGGAACGAATGGCCTTCCGCCTATATAAACGGGCCTTCACAAGTCCCCGGCGCTATCGTCTGGCATTTAAAACGGCGGTTACCTTCCAGCGGCCACTTGTGAAAGACCGGCATCTTTCCGCCCGGCTTCCGGGGCTGGCGGGATGGACGGCGGGTCGGGATTTTCCCGCCGCGGCCCCGAAGCGGTTTCGGGATCTGTGGCCGGGACTGGCGGCTGAGGCCCGGCAGATGGGAGGGGCCGACCATGAGTGA
- a CDS encoding DUF350 domain-containing protein has translation MTLTIHQLLTMGFWFALFILLLVILMAVDVALTQYNDFELIRRGHTAVALRFVLKLLAHALIISRSMMISQVVWDAVVISAYAFVLLLIVQWLFDLVMKRAAGIDMSKNIAENHMPSALLSGSLHVVGAVILMGSM, from the coding sequence TTGACGCTGACTATCCACCAGTTGTTGACGATGGGATTCTGGTTTGCGCTTTTCATTCTTCTCCTCGTTATCCTTATGGCGGTCGATGTGGCCCTGACGCAATACAACGATTTTGAATTGATCCGGCGGGGGCATACCGCCGTCGCTTTGCGCTTCGTGTTAAAACTTCTCGCCCACGCGCTGATCATTTCCCGGTCCATGATGATCAGCCAGGTCGTATGGGATGCGGTGGTGATCTCCGCCTACGCTTTCGTGCTGCTCTTGATCGTCCAGTGGCTATTTGATCTGGTGATGAAACGGGCCGCCGGGATCGACATGAGCAAAAACATTGCGGAGAACCACATGCCCAGCGCCTTACTGTCCGGATCCCTGCACGTCGTTGGCGCCGTGATCCTGATGGGATCCATGTAA
- a CDS encoding metal ABC transporter substrate-binding protein, whose amino-acid sequence MGGRIRRISVFAIVFLSLFLAACGQGPSPSGQTGGAGEPASSGALEVVTSITPIADMIRQVGGDRVHATALVPPGADPHDYSPTPADVRTVSQAKLFVANGLGAETYIQKLIQSSGRSDLKIITLSNGLPVLGQGEGGTGNPHMWLDPNYAVKYTEKIRDALIEVDPAGAAEYRSRAQTYIGQLQDLDKWIRSEIAQIPADRRTMVVFHDAWPYFCKEYGLEQVYLAGSSGAEPSPRDYAKIVQTVRDRHVPAVFGEAGFNPKLISRLAEDTGVRFVDNLLDDTVGGPGSATYIDMMKFDVQTIVSALKGTS is encoded by the coding sequence ATGGGCGGACGCATTCGACGAATTTCGGTTTTCGCTATCGTTTTTTTGTCTCTTTTCCTCGCGGCATGCGGACAAGGGCCATCCCCATCCGGACAGACCGGGGGTGCGGGCGAGCCTGCTTCGTCTGGGGCGTTGGAGGTGGTCACGAGCATTACGCCCATCGCGGACATGATCCGGCAGGTAGGCGGCGACCGGGTTCACGCGACGGCATTGGTGCCGCCGGGAGCCGATCCCCACGATTACTCCCCGACCCCTGCTGACGTGCGGACGGTATCCCAGGCGAAGTTGTTTGTGGCAAACGGCCTCGGAGCGGAGACTTACATTCAGAAGCTGATTCAAAGCAGTGGGCGGTCGGATTTGAAAATCATCACATTGTCCAACGGATTGCCGGTTTTGGGCCAGGGAGAAGGAGGGACCGGGAATCCGCATATGTGGCTCGATCCGAACTATGCCGTCAAATATACCGAGAAGATCCGGGACGCGCTGATTGAGGTGGATCCGGCGGGGGCTGCGGAATACCGGAGCCGGGCCCAAACTTACATCGGTCAACTTCAGGATCTCGACAAGTGGATCCGCTCCGAGATCGCGCAGATCCCGGCAGACAGGCGAACGATGGTCGTGTTCCACGATGCGTGGCCGTATTTCTGTAAAGAATACGGGTTGGAACAGGTGTACCTGGCTGGTTCATCCGGGGCGGAACCTTCTCCACGGGATTATGCGAAGATTGTTCAAACGGTCAGGGACCGCCACGTGCCGGCGGTGTTCGGGGAAGCTGGCTTTAATCCCAAACTGATCTCCCGGCTTGCGGAGGATACGGGCGTACGGTTTGTGGATAATTTGTTGGATGATACGGTGGGCGGCCCGGGATCGGCCACGTATATCGATATGATGAAATTTGATGTCCAGACGATCGTCAGCGCTTTGAAAGGGACTTCGTGA
- a CDS encoding DUF4247 domain-containing protein, which produces MNGRTVKRRSLRLLALLALAFSVLLAGCGLDSYVSKNYQFQSAADQGQALQKVYRAANKSVPEVAKELEAQEKPQDVSPESTKEMFLVYPDHLVHLQQDPAKPQDTIIEIDDKQFVKDNYDPSFLQGFLLASTLDRIFGGGWQFGGGHFGHYRGYQRTPNYTPNPPTGPPAAKKSSLEIPKTVGGVGVFTRRSDQPPTPSPSVNPRTRPSSGSSGKSWSGSGSGVISSGSKPSNGFSSPPKVRLGGGSFTRRR; this is translated from the coding sequence ATGAACGGACGAACGGTAAAGCGTCGATCTCTTCGTCTGCTCGCCCTTTTGGCCCTGGCTTTTTCCGTTCTTCTGGCCGGTTGCGGCCTCGACTCGTACGTTTCGAAAAACTATCAGTTTCAGTCGGCGGCGGACCAAGGACAGGCATTACAAAAAGTCTATCGCGCGGCGAACAAATCGGTTCCCGAGGTAGCCAAGGAACTGGAGGCACAAGAAAAGCCCCAGGACGTCTCCCCGGAATCCACGAAAGAGATGTTTTTGGTCTATCCGGATCACCTGGTTCATCTCCAGCAGGACCCGGCCAAGCCTCAAGACACGATCATCGAAATCGATGACAAGCAATTTGTCAAAGACAATTATGATCCCTCGTTTTTACAAGGATTTTTGCTTGCGTCGACCTTGGATCGGATTTTCGGCGGCGGCTGGCAGTTCGGAGGCGGGCATTTCGGCCACTACCGGGGGTATCAGCGCACCCCGAATTATACGCCAAACCCGCCGACGGGGCCCCCGGCCGCAAAGAAGTCCTCTTTGGAAATTCCGAAAACGGTGGGCGGGGTGGGAGTATTCACCCGGCGGTCAGATCAGCCGCCGACTCCCAGTCCTTCAGTCAATCCCAGGACCCGACCGTCGTCGGGATCCTCGGGTAAATCTTGGAGCGGATCCGGCTCGGGCGTGATCTCATCTGGATCCAAGCCATCGAACGGGTTTTCTTCTCCGCCCAAGGTTCGGTTGGGGGGTGGATCCTTTACACGAAGAAGATAG
- a CDS encoding metal ABC transporter permease — MFLLAPFQFDFMWRALIGSVAVGVLAALLGVFVVLRGMSFIGEGLAHGSLGGLALAYALGWNLYAFGSVYTVGLALLIAWIGRRRRTRMDTAVGIVFSGSLALGVLLISTIKWYTTDLSAYLFGDVLALRTQDLVAVVVVLFLVAGFMLLFYRRMVFLSFDPEGAQATGLPTTWLNNAFLALIGIGVVAAMQTVGVILVTALLVIPAATAWQVARSMVQMTAIAVAVALVSALVGLYASYYLNVASGASIVLAAAFIYGLVSLVSGRRVGWRRSLGMGAQG; from the coding sequence ATGTTCCTTCTGGCGCCCTTTCAGTTTGATTTTATGTGGCGGGCCTTAATCGGGTCTGTGGCCGTGGGCGTGTTAGCCGCCTTGCTCGGGGTGTTCGTGGTGCTCCGGGGAATGTCTTTTATCGGGGAAGGTCTTGCTCATGGATCCCTGGGCGGCCTCGCCCTGGCCTACGCCTTGGGGTGGAATCTGTATGCGTTTGGCAGTGTGTACACCGTCGGCTTGGCCCTGTTGATCGCTTGGATCGGCCGGCGTCGGCGCACGCGGATGGATACGGCGGTAGGCATCGTTTTTTCCGGGTCGCTCGCCTTGGGGGTACTGTTGATCAGCACGATCAAATGGTATACGACAGATCTTTCCGCCTATCTGTTCGGCGATGTCCTCGCCCTCCGCACCCAAGATTTAGTGGCCGTCGTGGTGGTTTTGTTCCTGGTGGCGGGGTTTATGTTGCTGTTTTACCGGCGGATGGTGTTTTTATCCTTCGACCCCGAGGGGGCCCAGGCGACAGGACTGCCGACCACCTGGCTGAACAACGCATTCTTAGCTCTGATCGGCATTGGAGTGGTGGCTGCCATGCAGACGGTGGGGGTGATCCTAGTCACGGCCCTTCTGGTCATCCCGGCGGCCACGGCCTGGCAGGTGGCCCGCAGTATGGTGCAGATGACCGCCATTGCCGTGGCGGTGGCGTTGGTCAGCGCCCTGGTCGGGCTCTATGCCTCCTACTATCTGAATGTCGCTTCCGGGGCGTCCATCGTTCTCGCGGCGGCTTTCATCTACGGTCTGGTGTCTCTGGTGTCCGGACGAAGGGTGGGGTGGCGGCGGTCTCTGGGGATGGGGGCCCAGGGATAG
- a CDS encoding (Fe-S)-binding protein → MRVSLFVTCLVDSLFPEVGVSTVRLLRRLGAEVDFPENQICCGQPAFNAGYHPEARAVAEGWLDAFSSSDHIVSPSGSCGGMVVHGYEELFADDPTRLAQAREVRGKVYELSQFIVEVLGLEDVGARYPARVTYHPSCHATRLMGVGDAPVRLLRRVKDLEFVELPFAEECCGFGGTFSVKMGDVSTAIVSDKIRHIQETGADLVVGTDMGCLMNIEGRLRRIGSPVRVMHLAQLLEEGVQ, encoded by the coding sequence GTGCGGGTGTCATTATTTGTCACCTGCTTAGTAGACAGTTTGTTTCCGGAGGTCGGTGTGAGCACCGTCCGGCTGTTGCGCCGGCTCGGGGCGGAGGTGGATTTTCCGGAGAATCAAATCTGTTGCGGGCAGCCCGCTTTTAACGCCGGTTACCATCCCGAGGCCCGGGCCGTGGCCGAAGGCTGGTTAGACGCGTTTTCATCCAGCGATCATATTGTGAGTCCCTCCGGCTCCTGCGGGGGCATGGTGGTTCACGGATACGAAGAGTTATTTGCCGATGATCCAACCCGGCTCGCCCAGGCCCGGGAGGTCCGCGGAAAAGTCTATGAACTGAGCCAGTTCATCGTCGAGGTCCTGGGGCTGGAGGACGTGGGTGCCCGGTATCCGGCCAGGGTCACGTACCATCCCTCTTGTCACGCCACCCGACTCATGGGGGTTGGCGACGCCCCGGTGCGCCTGTTGCGCCGCGTTAAAGACCTCGAATTTGTGGAGCTCCCTTTTGCCGAAGAGTGCTGCGGCTTTGGGGGGACTTTTTCGGTCAAGATGGGGGATGTTTCCACGGCCATCGTTTCGGACAAGATCCGGCATATTCAAGAAACCGGAGCTGATCTCGTAGTGGGTACAGATATGGGCTGTCTCATGAACATCGAGGGCCGCCTCCGCCGAATCGGGTCCCCGGTGCGGGTCATGCATTTGGCACAACTGTTAGAGGAGGGAGTGCAATGA
- a CDS encoding DUF4178 domain-containing protein produces the protein MSVWKRVTDLIRARDPHPPVVQKTWFTLRPGDVVQVELTEYIVEAAAAFNAIQSMHYVLRDGRTYRHLVIDRGEGLVFRLYETLDGRLDDIGEIPETVHLDGVDYHLESQQESPAWVDGPMHLVHGDTVYIWNHQSDDRRLFRVEWQNGKYWFGLGRFTEEFDARIIAGT, from the coding sequence ATGTCCGTGTGGAAAAGGGTGACCGATCTGATTCGCGCCCGGGACCCTCATCCTCCGGTGGTGCAAAAAACGTGGTTCACTTTAAGGCCCGGGGACGTTGTTCAGGTGGAACTGACCGAGTACATCGTCGAAGCCGCCGCCGCCTTCAACGCCATCCAGAGCATGCATTATGTACTCCGGGACGGGCGCACGTACCGCCATTTGGTGATCGACCGCGGGGAAGGACTGGTTTTCCGCCTGTATGAAACCTTGGATGGCAGGCTGGACGACATCGGAGAGATCCCCGAGACGGTACATTTGGACGGAGTGGATTACCATCTCGAATCCCAGCAGGAATCCCCGGCCTGGGTGGATGGCCCCATGCATCTGGTGCACGGGGACACCGTATATATTTGGAATCATCAAAGCGACGATCGTCGCCTGTTCCGGGTGGAATGGCAGAACGGAAAATATTGGTTTGGGCTGGGGCGGTTTACCGAAGAATTTGACGCCAGGATCATTGCCGGCACATGA
- a CDS encoding LutC/YkgG family protein, with protein MSEERSFGRTEEELRFLARVANALGREVETSPPEQPVRGVRGLPTPEAAGNSLEQFLANWRAVGGEADVVRAREAAGRVAEIAREWGVGRVVRWNDPLLDELGLDPALQAAGISVYVWRAGANRDEAIREVDRADLGVTTVYWVAAEPGSLALLSGGDTPRAVSLLPPAHLALVPASRVVPGLTAIMRETALRGLSASLNFITGPSRTADIEMELTVGVHGPGRVYALLVEDR; from the coding sequence ATGAGTGAGGAGAGATCCTTCGGCCGGACCGAAGAAGAACTGCGGTTTTTAGCCCGGGTTGCGAATGCCCTGGGGCGGGAGGTGGAGACCTCTCCGCCGGAACAACCTGTGCGAGGGGTGAGGGGGCTTCCCACACCAGAGGCAGCCGGGAATTCTCTGGAGCAGTTTCTCGCCAATTGGCGGGCTGTCGGTGGCGAGGCCGATGTGGTGAGGGCCCGGGAGGCGGCGGGACGGGTGGCGGAGATCGCCCGGGAGTGGGGAGTGGGCCGGGTTGTGCGGTGGAACGACCCCTTGCTTGATGAATTGGGACTGGATCCCGCGTTGCAGGCGGCGGGAATTTCCGTTTATGTGTGGAGGGCGGGGGCGAACCGGGATGAAGCGATCCGGGAGGTGGACCGGGCGGATCTCGGAGTGACCACGGTTTACTGGGTGGCGGCGGAACCGGGGAGCTTGGCGCTGCTCTCAGGTGGGGATACGCCCAGGGCCGTGAGCCTTCTGCCCCCCGCCCATCTCGCCTTGGTCCCGGCATCCCGAGTGGTTCCGGGTTTGACAGCCATTATGCGGGAGACGGCTTTGCGCGGATTGTCGGCGTCTTTGAATTTTATCACGGGTCCCAGTCGAACGGCGGACATCGAGATGGAGTTGACCGTGGGTGTTCATGGCCCGGGCCGGGTTTACGCTTTACTAGTCGAGGACCGCTGA
- a CDS encoding metal ABC transporter ATP-binding protein — protein sequence MSAIVRLENVHAAYGQEPILTDVAAEAAAGERVAVVGPNGAGKSTLLKVLLGLVPHVIGHVEVAGQSVTPGHPPSGAAYVPQSQVMGLDMPVTVWDVAAMGLLRRGFWPKKPGPKERAEVARALVAVDMLEWREELFGNLSGGQRQRVLIARALIRNAPVWLLDEPVTGLDAPTQEVIEHLIDGLRTDGVAIIQVTHDLEPARLRQFDQVWCINRRLVGRGSFDEVQKRGILADTFGVPVGKRPEGKEGGGADVPSGALSV from the coding sequence ATGAGTGCCATCGTCCGGCTGGAGAATGTACATGCCGCGTACGGCCAGGAACCCATCTTGACGGACGTTGCGGCGGAGGCGGCGGCCGGGGAACGCGTTGCTGTAGTGGGGCCGAATGGCGCCGGAAAGAGTACGCTGTTGAAGGTTTTGTTGGGTTTGGTTCCCCATGTGATCGGCCATGTGGAAGTCGCCGGCCAGTCGGTGACACCCGGACATCCACCGAGCGGTGCCGCCTATGTCCCGCAGTCCCAGGTCATGGGGTTGGATATGCCCGTCACCGTCTGGGATGTGGCGGCAATGGGGCTCCTGCGCCGGGGATTTTGGCCCAAAAAACCCGGCCCGAAAGAGAGAGCGGAGGTGGCACGGGCCCTTGTGGCTGTAGACATGCTGGAATGGCGAGAAGAGTTGTTCGGGAATCTGTCCGGTGGGCAACGCCAGAGGGTGCTCATCGCCCGGGCCCTCATTCGGAATGCGCCGGTGTGGCTGCTGGATGAGCCCGTGACCGGTTTGGATGCTCCGACCCAAGAGGTCATCGAGCACCTGATCGACGGCCTTCGCACGGACGGGGTTGCCATCATTCAAGTGACTCATGATCTGGAACCCGCCCGACTCAGGCAGTTTGACCAGGTGTGGTGCATCAACCGGCGGTTGGTCGGCAGAGGCAGTTTTGATGAGGTGCAAAAGCGGGGGATCTTGGCGGATACCTTCGGCGTTCCCGTCGGGAAACGGCCCGAGGGCAAGGAAGGGGGCGGCGCCGATGTTCCTTCTGGCGCCCTTTCAGTTTGA
- a CDS encoding citrate synthase/methylcitrate synthase gives MTQGLTIHKGLEGVTVTDTELALVDGERGHLVYRGYWAKDLALQYTYEHVAYLLWFGKLPTEAELADFHAKMAQYRILPDYLKTIIDAIPAGVDMMSVLRTAVSAVGNESYGWPPTVEQAMELTAKVPTIITYRYSRLNGRQPAEPRKDLSHTANYLYMLFGKEPHPAHVAALDAYLVLTAEHGMNASTFSARVTTSTRSDMASAVTTAIGTMKGPLHGGAPSEVDETLAAIGTKENAEPYLRSLLERGERLMGFGHRVYKTRDPRAEALSIVAKRVAGDDPWLDLAVHVENVAIRLLEEYKPGRRLYTNVEFYAAAVLRAVGLPKELYTPTFTLSRMAGWTAHVLEQAADNRLIRPQSVYTGPMPR, from the coding sequence ATGACCCAGGGGTTGACGATCCACAAAGGGCTTGAGGGAGTGACGGTGACCGACACCGAACTGGCCCTGGTCGACGGAGAACGGGGACATCTGGTGTACCGGGGCTATTGGGCCAAGGATCTGGCTCTTCAATACACCTATGAACATGTTGCGTACTTGCTTTGGTTTGGAAAATTGCCGACGGAAGCGGAGCTGGCGGATTTTCACGCGAAAATGGCGCAATATCGGATTTTGCCCGATTATCTGAAGACGATCATCGACGCCATCCCCGCCGGAGTGGACATGATGAGCGTGCTTCGCACGGCCGTTTCCGCGGTGGGAAATGAGTCCTACGGATGGCCGCCGACAGTCGAGCAGGCGATGGAATTGACAGCCAAAGTCCCCACGATCATCACCTACCGCTATAGCCGTCTAAACGGTCGGCAGCCTGCAGAGCCCCGGAAGGATCTCAGCCACACGGCCAATTACCTGTACATGCTCTTCGGCAAGGAGCCCCACCCGGCACACGTTGCAGCCCTCGACGCCTACCTTGTGCTGACGGCGGAGCATGGCATGAATGCCTCGACCTTTTCGGCCCGGGTGACCACTTCAACCCGTTCGGACATGGCTTCAGCCGTGACCACGGCAATCGGGACCATGAAGGGTCCACTTCACGGAGGTGCGCCATCGGAAGTGGACGAGACATTGGCGGCCATCGGCACCAAGGAAAACGCTGAGCCGTACTTGCGCAGCCTTTTGGAGCGCGGGGAGCGTTTGATGGGATTCGGACATCGGGTGTATAAAACCCGGGATCCCCGGGCCGAGGCTCTCTCCATCGTCGCTAAACGGGTGGCCGGGGATGACCCGTGGTTGGATCTGGCCGTTCACGTGGAAAATGTGGCCATTCGGCTGTTGGAAGAGTACAAACCCGGCCGCCGGCTGTACACGAACGTGGAATTCTACGCGGCCGCCGTGCTCCGGGCGGTGGGGCTCCCCAAGGAACTCTACACCCCGACCTTTACTCTCTCCCGGATGGCGGGCTGGACGGCCCACGTTCTGGAGCAGGCGGCAGACAATCGGTTGATCCGTCCCCAGTCGGTTTATACCGGTCCCATGCCGCGCTGA
- a CDS encoding PspA/IM30 family protein, protein MGLFKRLRDISLANINAMLDRVEDPVKLLDQYLRDMEEDLQDAEEAVAKAIAVEKKLKAQFEEAQSLAEKRAKQAEEAVLAGNDDLARRALADKREQEAKARDFQNQYQTAKANADALREKLAEMKEEIGKMRNKRDTLVARAQAAKAQKEISQAMSGIGSDSAMRGFQRMEDKVLQLEAEAEASGEVYKKERSLDDEFNELRRNADVEDELAALKAKLNKAE, encoded by the coding sequence ATGGGCCTGTTCAAACGATTGCGGGATATCAGTCTCGCCAACATTAACGCGATGCTCGATCGAGTGGAAGACCCGGTGAAATTGCTGGATCAGTACCTGCGAGATATGGAAGAAGATCTGCAGGATGCTGAAGAAGCGGTGGCCAAGGCCATCGCGGTGGAAAAGAAACTGAAGGCCCAATTCGAAGAAGCCCAGAGCCTCGCAGAAAAGCGGGCGAAACAGGCGGAAGAGGCGGTACTGGCTGGAAACGACGATTTGGCCCGGCGGGCCCTGGCGGATAAACGGGAACAAGAAGCAAAGGCAAGGGACTTTCAGAACCAGTATCAGACGGCGAAAGCAAACGCAGACGCCCTCAGGGAAAAACTCGCCGAGATGAAAGAAGAGATTGGCAAGATGCGGAACAAACGGGACACCCTGGTGGCCCGGGCCCAAGCCGCAAAAGCTCAGAAAGAGATCAGCCAGGCGATGTCCGGCATCGGCAGTGACAGTGCGATGCGCGGTTTCCAGAGGATGGAGGACAAGGTTCTGCAACTGGAGGCCGAGGCGGAAGCCTCCGGGGAAGTGTATAAAAAAGAGCGCTCCCTGGACGATGAGTTCAATGAGTTGCGCCGTAATGCCGATGTCGAGGACGAGTTGGCAGCTCTGAAAGCGAAGTTAAACAAAGCGGAGTGA